A genome region from Engraulis encrasicolus isolate BLACKSEA-1 chromosome 6, IST_EnEncr_1.0, whole genome shotgun sequence includes the following:
- the LOC134450494 gene encoding uncharacterized protein K02A2.6-like: MSQFAGAKWFSKLDASSGFWQMKLDDASSRLCTFNTPEGRYRFLRLPYGILSAPEVYHKTIHTIFEHIPGVTTMMDDVIVWGSTKEEHDTRLRQVLERTRSVNLKLNRDKCEFAVKSLTFIGDVVSEKGVSPDPRKTSAIANMERPQNKDEVRRFLGMVTYLAKFIPQLSAISAPLRMLLEQKNEWMWLKQQEECFQNLKKILISEPVLRFYDPKRETRISADASQYGLGAVLLQLHEETWQPVAYASRALTSAEVNYAQIEKELLATTYACERFHQYVYGQTVEAETDHKPLVAIMSKPLTDCPLRIQRMLIRLQKYDVNLTYTPGKYMYAADTLSRAVDKHEKADKEKCADIQAYVDMIMTSLPVSSEKTEQLKQETEKDETLTELRRIIKQGWPERKSDCPRRVQDYWTYKTELTEVDNIVFKGNRFVIPSSMQKEMLRKIHEGHLGEEKCKRRAREVMYWPGMNREIGLLTAKCEVCLPYRSKQQAEPLMTYPVPERPFYRVGADLFDCHGKSHIVVTDYFSNYPEVATLQTTSSKAVIAFLKTVFARHGVPCDLVSDNGPQFSSKEFADFAKEWGFKHITSSPHYPRSNGLAESSVKIVKGLMKKAHDGNEDFHRSLMIYRSAPLQNGLSPAQMLMGRRLRTNLPIHENLLTPKGAHKIKIDKEKDKVKQKQHHDKRAKKLRVLRPGEQVTIRDHVTGIWNLHGSVQKEVAPRSYEVQTEHGGSLRRNRVDLKPQVSSQTGVEQPDTMPQAGDNTLEHTVEPEVPATVHSSPAKTPCRPKRTVQPPKRLIESC, from the coding sequence ATGTCTCAGTTCGCAGGAGCCAAGTGGTTCAGTAAACTCGATGCTTCTTCGGGGTTTTGGCAGATGAAGCTTGACGATGCTAGTTCAAGACTCTGTACATTCAACACGCCAGAAGGAAGATACAGATTCCTCCGTCTTCCATATGGTATCCTATCTGCTCCAGAGGTCTATCACAAGACTATTCACACAATATTCGAGCACATTCCAGGAGTCACAACCATGATGGATGACGTGATCGTGTGGGGATCCACAAAAGAGGAACATGACACAAGGCTACGACAAGTGCTTGAGCGTACACGAAGTGTCAATCTGAAGCTAAACAGAGACAAATGTGAATTTGCAGTCAAGTCACTGACGTTCATCGGAGATGTTGTGTCAGAGAAAGGGGTGAGTCCTGATCCGAGGAAGACTTCAGCCATAGCAAATATGGAAAGGCCCCAGAACAAGGACGAGGTGAGGCGGTTCTTAGGAATGGTCACGTACCTAGCCAAGTTTATACCCCAGCTGTCTGCCATTTCGGCTCCACTCAGGATGCTGCTGGAgcagaaaaatgagtggatgtggCTAAAGCAGCAAGAGGAGTGCTTTCAGAACCTGAAAAAGATTCTCATCTCAGAGCCAGTGCTTAGGTTCTACGATCCCAAACGAGAGACAAGAATCTCAGCAGATGCTTCGCAGTATGGCTTAGGAGCCGTCCTTCTACAGTTGCATGAGGAAACATGGCAACCAGTGGCCTATGCGTCGAGAGCCCTCACCAGCGCTGAGGTCAATTATGCGCAAATCGAGAAAGAGTTGCTGGCCACGACGTATGCATGTGAACGTTTCCACCAATATGTATATGGGCAGACTGTAGAAGCGGAGACAGACCATAAACCATTGGTCGCAATCATGTCCAAGCCATTGACTGACTGTCCTCTGAGAATACAGCGTATGTTAATACGACTGCAGAAATACGACGTGAATTTGACATATACACCAGGAAAATACATGTATGCAGCGGATACACTGTCACGGGCTGTTGACAAACATGAGAAAGCAgacaaagaaaaatgtgcagaCATACAAGcatatgttgacatgatcatgacgtcacttcctgtgtCAAGTGAAAAAACAGAACAACTCAAACAAGAAACAGAAAAGGATGAAACATTGACAGAACTCAGGAGGATAATCAAACAAGGATGGCCTGAGCGCAAAAGCGACTGTCCACGGCGAGTTCAAGATTACTGGACCTACAAAACAGAGCTGACGGAGGTCGACAACATTGTGTTCAAGGGCAACCGGTTTGTGATTCCGTCTTCAATGCAAAAAGAAATGCTCAGGAAGATACATGAAGGGCACCTGGGGGAAGAAAAGTGTAAACGCAGAGCTCGTGAAGTCATGTATTGGCCGGGAATGAATCGAGAGATTGGCCTGCTCACAGCCAAATGCGAAGTGTGCCTGCCTTACCGATCCAAACAGCAGGCAGAACCACTTATGACTTACCCTGTGCCAGAAAGACCATTCTACAGAGTAGGAGCGGATCTGTTCGACTGCCATGGAAAGAGCCATATCGTCGTGACAGATTACTTCTCAAACTACCCTGAGGTCGCGACCTTGCAAACAACATCCAGCAAGGCAGTCATTGCATTCCTTAAGACTGTATTTGCAAGACATGGAGTCCCCTGCGACCTGGTCTCGGATAATGGTCCGCAATTTTCAAGCAAAGAATTTGCTGACTTCGCAAAGGAATGGGGTTTTAAGCACATTACATCTAGCCCACATTATCCCAGGTCCAATGGCCTTGCAGAGAGCTCAGTCAAAATTGTCAAAGGTCTCATGAAGAAAGCGCACGATGGAAATGAAGACTTTCATCGCAGCCTGATGATCTACAGGAGTGCGCCACTGCAGAACGGACTGTCCCCAGCCCAAATGCTAATGGGACGACGCTTGAGAACCAATCTGCCAATCCATGAGAATCTCTTGACACCAAAAGGAGCACACAAAATCAAAATtgacaaagaaaaagacaaagtgaAACAAAAACAGCATCACGACAAAAGAGCAAAGAAGCTGAGAGTCTTGAGGCCCGGAGAACAGGTCACAATCAGAGATCATGTGACAGGCATCTGGAATCTGCATGGTTCAGTGCAAAAAGAGGTGGCACCACGCTCTTATGAAGTTCAGACAGAGCATGGAGGGTCTCTGAGAAGGAATCGTGTCGATCTCAAACCACAAGTGTCAAGCCAGACAGGGGTGGAACAGCCCGACACAATGCCACAAGCCGGAGACAACACCCTGGAGCATACCGTGGAACCGGAAGTGCCAGCAACTGTCCATAGCTCTCCTGCCAAGACTCCGTGCAGACCAAAGCGCACGGTTCAGCCTCCCAAGAGACTCATTGAAAGTTGCTGA